The Sporomusa termitida genome has a window encoding:
- a CDS encoding sigma-54 interaction domain-containing protein, protein MLEHKQKSREELSRENRLLHEIIDAISEGVYAANKDGTILIYNQAFEKIEATKRSNMLGRKDVDVYSLPSGTLQRMAVMQSKKPLLEQYMTYHLYTGKRVDIVYNSYPFFEDGELTAVYSINRDIPSINELLTKVVNCFDQNKSKNRPNGTSFTLDDIVGISPLIKQAVKQARRIATTASTVMIYGETGTGKELFAQGIHNASSYSSRPFIAVNCAAIPETLMESLLMGTVKGAFSGAIDAPGLCEQAENGTLFLDEINSLSIPLQAKLLRLLQDKKVRRLGDKTERKINCRILSATNQNLYEAAGSGSFRDDLLYRLTPVVLHIPPLRQRPEDIPVLAQEFIARFNEQLHLAIHQISPDLLELLSLYKWPGNVRELEHVIESAMSIVESTATEVVLEDLPAFLIKRMLNNLAEKKPATLPAAETTGKPLVEYLRQCEAELIHNTLRLTNGNVSDSARQLGISRQDLHYRLRKLGIKSSAYKTK, encoded by the coding sequence TTGCTTGAACATAAACAAAAAAGCCGGGAGGAATTAAGCCGGGAAAACAGGCTGCTGCACGAAATTATCGACGCGATATCGGAAGGTGTCTATGCGGCCAATAAAGATGGAACTATCCTGATTTACAACCAGGCCTTTGAGAAAATCGAGGCTACCAAAAGGTCGAATATGCTGGGCAGGAAGGATGTTGACGTCTATTCGCTGCCATCGGGGACCCTGCAGCGCATGGCCGTGATGCAAAGTAAAAAACCGCTTCTGGAGCAGTACATGACCTATCATTTATATACCGGAAAAAGGGTTGATATTGTTTACAATTCCTATCCATTTTTCGAGGATGGCGAACTCACGGCAGTGTACTCCATTAACCGGGATATCCCCTCTATCAACGAGCTTTTAACAAAGGTTGTCAACTGTTTCGATCAGAACAAATCAAAAAACCGGCCCAACGGCACCAGCTTCACCCTTGATGACATTGTCGGCATCAGCCCCTTAATCAAGCAGGCGGTTAAGCAAGCCCGCCGGATAGCCACAACCGCCTCGACAGTAATGATTTATGGGGAAACCGGCACCGGCAAAGAACTCTTTGCCCAGGGAATCCATAATGCCAGCTCCTATAGCTCACGCCCCTTCATCGCCGTCAACTGTGCCGCAATCCCGGAAACCCTGATGGAGAGTCTGCTGATGGGTACGGTAAAAGGGGCCTTCTCCGGCGCTATTGATGCCCCGGGACTATGCGAGCAGGCCGAAAATGGCACCTTGTTCCTGGATGAAATCAACTCACTGAGTATTCCGTTGCAGGCCAAGCTGCTGCGCTTACTGCAGGATAAAAAGGTGCGGCGGCTCGGCGACAAAACCGAGCGTAAAATCAACTGCCGCATCCTCAGCGCAACCAACCAGAATTTATATGAAGCTGCCGGCAGCGGCTCTTTCCGGGATGATCTCCTCTACCGTTTAACACCTGTTGTTTTACATATCCCGCCCCTCAGACAGCGCCCGGAGGATATTCCCGTACTCGCCCAGGAGTTTATAGCCCGCTTTAACGAGCAGCTACATTTGGCGATTCATCAGATCTCACCCGACTTGCTGGAGCTTTTATCCCTATATAAATGGCCGGGCAATGTGCGGGAGCTGGAGCATGTCATTGAGAGCGCCATGAGTATTGTTGAAAGCACGGCAACCGAGGTGGTCCTGGAAGATTTGCCCGCCTTTTTAATAAAACGCATGCTTAATAATTTAGCGGAAAAAAAGCCCGCTACCCTGCCGGCAGCTGAAACAACCGGCAAACCGCTGGTGGAATACCTCCGGCAGTGTGAGGCCGAGTTAATACACAACACCCTGCGACTGACTAACGGCAACGTAAGCGACAGTGCCAGGCAACTGGGCATTTCCCGCCAGGACCTGCATTACCGCCTGCGTAAGCTGGGCATTAAATCCTCGGCCTACAAAACAAAATGA
- a CDS encoding MFS transporter, with protein sequence MTKTTHLPGVEDSPLTPFLKKLAVYTSGGPFLDGYILTIIGMALLQLQPELQLDSFWTGMIGAAALIGLLVGGAVFGYVTDLTGRQFMYKIDLIGIIIFSILQMFITTAGELVFLRFLIGLAVGADYPIATALLAEFSPRRYRGAMMGLLASAWYAGAVAAGIAGYLLLQTGPDAWRWMLGSAAIPALILVSGRWGTPESPRWLASKGQTGEALAVIKQVYGPHASLQDLDEGATEKTRLRKLLEPDYLKKTLFVGLFWTFQVAPCFAIYTFAPQILAAFRLGSGNDWIIGYAVINIFFLTGTLASIYLVNCFGRRPLIIWSFSFMTLAMFVLGIAPGAPAWLIFCGFAVYAFFSGPPSALDWIYPNELFPTSIRASAVGVVTAISRIGAAIGTFALPYSLQTLGISTTMLLSTLLTFLGLVVCVAWAPETRGLTLKEASALVLDKQ encoded by the coding sequence ATGACAAAAACTACTCACTTGCCCGGCGTCGAAGATTCACCCTTGACGCCTTTCTTAAAAAAGCTGGCTGTTTATACCAGCGGCGGTCCCTTTTTAGACGGCTATATCCTGACAATCATCGGTATGGCCCTGCTCCAGCTGCAGCCGGAACTTCAGCTGGACTCCTTCTGGACAGGGATGATCGGCGCCGCCGCCCTGATCGGTTTATTGGTGGGGGGCGCAGTCTTTGGCTATGTGACCGACCTGACCGGCCGCCAGTTTATGTACAAAATTGATCTTATTGGGATTATAATTTTTTCAATTTTGCAAATGTTTATTACTACAGCCGGAGAACTAGTCTTCCTAAGATTTCTCATTGGGCTGGCGGTTGGTGCAGATTATCCGATTGCCACCGCTTTGCTGGCCGAGTTCTCACCCCGCCGGTATCGCGGCGCCATGATGGGACTGCTGGCCAGCGCCTGGTATGCGGGTGCCGTTGCCGCCGGTATCGCCGGCTACCTGCTGTTACAGACAGGCCCTGATGCCTGGCGGTGGATGCTGGGGAGCGCTGCCATCCCTGCCCTTATACTAGTGAGCGGGCGCTGGGGCACCCCCGAGTCGCCCCGCTGGCTTGCCAGCAAGGGACAAACCGGTGAGGCGCTTGCAGTGATTAAACAGGTATACGGACCTCATGCCAGCCTGCAGGACCTGGATGAGGGGGCAACGGAGAAAACCCGGCTCCGCAAACTGCTGGAACCGGATTATCTCAAAAAAACCCTGTTTGTGGGCTTATTCTGGACCTTCCAGGTAGCGCCGTGTTTTGCCATTTATACCTTTGCCCCGCAAATTTTAGCGGCCTTCCGTCTGGGCAGCGGCAATGACTGGATCATCGGCTATGCCGTCATCAACATATTTTTTCTCACCGGGACGCTAGCGTCAATCTATCTTGTTAACTGCTTTGGCCGGCGTCCCCTCATCATCTGGAGCTTTAGCTTTATGACCCTGGCCATGTTCGTCTTAGGGATAGCGCCCGGAGCCCCGGCCTGGCTGATCTTCTGCGGCTTTGCTGTCTATGCCTTTTTCTCCGGCCCGCCCAGTGCCCTTGACTGGATCTATCCCAACGAGCTGTTTCCCACCAGCATCCGCGCCTCGGCCGTCGGCGTAGTGACTGCCATCAGCCGGATCGGCGCCGCCATTGGCACTTTTGCCCTGCCCTATTCTTTACAAACCCTGGGCATAAGCACTACCATGCTGCTCAGCACCCTGCTGACTTTTCTGGGGTTAGTGGTCTGTGTGGCCTGGGCGCCGGAAACAAGGGGCTTAACCCTAAAAGAAGCGAGCGCCCTGGTCTTGGACAAACAGTAG
- a CDS encoding catalase: MSDKEQKILTTNLGNPVFHDQDSITTENPRYTLLSDTHLIEKLAHFDRERIPERVVHAKGTAAHGYFEVTHDITKYTRAAFLSEIGKKTDLFLRFSTVGGEKGSADSARDPRGFSIKFYTEEGNYDMVGNNTPIFFIRDAIKFPDFIHTQKRHPAKHTKDPDMMWDFLSLTPESIHQVTILFSDRGTPKTFRHMDGHSSHTFMFYNHEGQHYWFKWHFKADLGFKTLTEAEATELAGKDPDSATRDLFDSIEKGDYPSWTAYVQIMPPEDAATYKFDPFDITKVWYHADYPLIPVGKMVLNRNPDNFFAEVEQSAFSPGNFVPGIAASPDRMLQGRLFSYPDAHRHRLGPNFHQIPINKPKAASASTYQRDGFMTVDDNGGAGPNYYPNTFGGPAPAPEYAPPVLPVTGTVARHEYPLADVDFVQAGELYRRVMSDTDRDHLISNICGNLGQAQKRIQLRQAALFYKADADYGKRVAEALGLEVAAVQKLAAMSQAERVQATLA, from the coding sequence ATGAGTGATAAGGAACAGAAGATTTTAACGACAAATTTGGGTAATCCAGTTTTCCATGATCAAGACTCGATTACCACAGAAAACCCCCGATATACTTTATTGAGTGATACTCATCTCATTGAAAAGCTGGCTCATTTTGACCGGGAAAGAATCCCCGAGCGTGTTGTGCATGCCAAAGGAACCGCAGCCCACGGTTACTTTGAGGTTACCCACGATATTACTAAATATACCCGGGCGGCTTTTCTCTCTGAGATTGGCAAGAAAACAGATCTTTTTCTCCGGTTTTCCACAGTAGGCGGAGAAAAGGGTTCGGCCGATTCGGCAAGAGATCCCAGAGGTTTTTCTATTAAGTTTTATACCGAAGAGGGCAACTATGACATGGTTGGCAATAATACCCCCATTTTCTTTATTCGTGATGCCATCAAGTTCCCCGATTTTATACATACACAAAAAAGACACCCGGCTAAGCATACCAAAGACCCTGATATGATGTGGGATTTTCTGTCCCTTACCCCTGAATCTATTCACCAGGTCACAATTCTTTTCTCTGACCGGGGGACCCCTAAAACCTTCCGACATATGGATGGGCACAGCAGCCACACCTTTATGTTCTATAACCATGAGGGCCAACACTACTGGTTTAAATGGCATTTTAAAGCTGACTTAGGCTTTAAGACCCTTACTGAGGCAGAAGCCACTGAATTGGCCGGCAAAGACCCGGACAGTGCCACCCGGGATCTGTTTGACAGCATCGAAAAGGGTGATTATCCGTCCTGGACCGCCTATGTGCAGATCATGCCGCCGGAAGACGCCGCCACTTACAAATTTGATCCTTTTGATATTACCAAGGTTTGGTATCATGCGGATTATCCGTTAATTCCGGTTGGCAAGATGGTTTTGAACCGGAATCCGGACAATTTCTTTGCCGAAGTGGAGCAGTCTGCTTTTTCACCGGGGAACTTTGTTCCGGGAATCGCGGCCTCACCGGACCGGATGCTGCAGGGACGTTTGTTTAGCTACCCTGACGCTCATCGTCACCGCCTGGGGCCAAACTTTCACCAGATACCGATTAATAAACCTAAGGCCGCCAGTGCCAGCACCTATCAGCGTGATGGTTTCATGACCGTTGATGACAACGGCGGTGCGGGGCCTAATTATTATCCTAACACCTTTGGCGGACCGGCTCCTGCTCCGGAGTATGCGCCACCGGTGCTGCCTGTTACCGGCACGGTTGCGCGGCATGAATATCCATTGGCTGATGTGGATTTTGTTCAGGCCGGAGAACTCTACCGCCGGGTAATGAGTGATACCGACCGGGACCATCTGATTTCGAATATCTGTGGCAACCTGGGGCAAGCCCAAAAAAGAATTCAGCTCCGGCAGGCGGCTTTATTCTATAAAGCAGATGCCGATTATGGAAAACGTGTTGCTGAAGCTCTGGGGCTGGAGGTGGCGGCCGTACAAAAACTGGCGGCAATGTCCCAGGCGGAGCGGGTGCAAGCCACATTGGCCTAG
- the mtgA gene encoding [methyl-Co(III) glycine betaine-specific corrinoid protein]--tetrahydrofolate methyltransferase MtgA: protein MFRFTAEQHVYDINGVKIGGQPGEFPTVLIGSMFYRGHKIVEDATKGSFNETEAKALLAQEAELSAETGNPRIVDVLGDTPAALARHAEFILRHTSSPFLLDSVSPEIRTGALQLLGKDPAITNRLIYNSIEENYTEEELHIIKEFGIKTAVVLAFSKKHLKPTSRLKLLQGDDKTEGLIAAAKRAGIEQLLVDPGVLDVASNSWTTRAIYDVKEQLGYPGGCAPSNALYLWKKMRSKGSPYFEAAGTAVFTYPVTQGADFLLYGPILNAPWVYRGIATTDAMLGYTTKLTGTKLGTAEHPLLKLF, encoded by the coding sequence ATGTTCAGATTTACTGCAGAACAACATGTGTATGACATTAATGGTGTAAAGATCGGCGGCCAGCCGGGCGAGTTCCCGACAGTGCTGATTGGCAGTATGTTTTACCGGGGCCACAAGATTGTCGAGGACGCAACCAAAGGTAGTTTTAATGAGACCGAGGCCAAAGCGCTGCTGGCGCAGGAGGCCGAGCTGAGCGCCGAGACGGGTAATCCCCGGATTGTGGATGTTTTAGGCGATACCCCGGCAGCGCTGGCCCGTCATGCCGAGTTTATTCTCCGCCACACCTCTTCCCCGTTTCTGCTGGACAGTGTCAGTCCCGAGATCCGGACCGGGGCCTTGCAATTGCTGGGGAAAGACCCGGCTATTACTAACCGGCTGATCTATAATTCGATTGAAGAAAACTATACGGAAGAGGAACTGCACATTATCAAGGAATTTGGCATCAAGACCGCAGTCGTGCTGGCGTTCAGCAAGAAACACCTGAAACCAACCAGCCGGCTGAAGTTGTTGCAGGGCGATGACAAGACCGAGGGCCTGATCGCGGCAGCCAAACGAGCCGGTATTGAACAGCTGCTGGTAGACCCGGGGGTGCTGGATGTGGCCAGCAACAGCTGGACAACCAGGGCTATTTACGATGTTAAAGAGCAATTAGGCTACCCGGGCGGCTGCGCCCCGTCTAACGCCTTATATCTGTGGAAAAAGATGCGGTCTAAAGGGTCCCCGTATTTTGAGGCGGCAGGAACAGCGGTCTTTACCTACCCTGTCACTCAGGGCGCCGATTTCCTCCTGTACGGCCCGATCCTGAATGCCCCCTGGGTATACCGGGGCATTGCAACAACTGATGCCATGCTGGGCTATACCACCAAGCTTACCGGTACCAAGCTGGGGACGGCGGAGCATCCGTTACTAAAGCTGTTTTAA
- a CDS encoding DUF1638 domain-containing protein, whose amino-acid sequence MPTILLACQTMQAEVELARQQAGTSYPVFYFASGLHNTPDELRRQLQEQINGLSSTDDVILLAFGCCGNGLTGLRAAQATLVIPRIDDCITLLLGSTKARKSIPNEISTYFLTKGWLDPGGNIMWSYTAWVEHYGEQKALRLVKKLLHHYTRFLIIDTGSYDIGEMVNSVQKFAARLNMQYGVVPGSLRLLQKLLTGPWDEEFIVLNPGQETRLQDFYPAL is encoded by the coding sequence ATGCCCACAATTTTACTGGCCTGCCAGACGATGCAGGCTGAGGTTGAGCTGGCCAGGCAACAGGCAGGTACCAGCTATCCTGTATTTTACTTTGCTTCCGGCTTGCATAACACCCCGGACGAGCTGCGCCGGCAACTCCAGGAACAGATTAACGGGCTGAGCAGCACGGACGACGTAATTCTCCTGGCCTTTGGCTGCTGCGGCAATGGCCTGACCGGCCTCAGAGCCGCCCAGGCCACCCTTGTCATTCCCCGCATTGATGACTGCATCACCTTGCTGCTGGGATCAACCAAAGCCCGCAAAAGCATCCCCAATGAAATCAGCACCTATTTCCTGACCAAAGGCTGGCTTGATCCTGGCGGGAATATTATGTGGTCCTATACAGCCTGGGTTGAGCATTATGGGGAGCAAAAGGCCCTGCGGCTGGTAAAAAAGCTGCTGCACCATTACACCCGGTTTCTCATTATCGATACCGGTTCCTATGATATCGGCGAGATGGTAAATAGCGTCCAAAAATTCGCCGCCAGGCTGAATATGCAGTACGGGGTTGTTCCCGGTTCCCTGCGGTTATTACAAAAACTGCTGACAGGCCCATGGGATGAAGAGTTCATTGTGCTTAACCCCGGCCAGGAAACCCGGTTGCAGGATTTCTATCCGGCATTATAA
- a CDS encoding class II SORL domain-containing protein: MGKNLGIYQCPAGDYMPAAYCKLHGLWKSSIKN; this comes from the coding sequence ATGGGGAAGAATTTAGGGATCTACCAATGTCCGGCCGGCGACTATATGCCGGCAGCCTATTGCAAGCTCCATGGCTTATGGAAATCAAGCATCAAAAACTAA
- a CDS encoding transposase, which yields MLRGNEQKAIFGANEDKDKFVKILWQKKQDSKEKLYAFCIMDNHAHLVLREDLESGDPVHTLMKRIGVAYANYYNQKLKRVGHVFQDRFRSEPVEDEAYLLSLLRYVHHNPQKAGDKRGLSYPWSSYGLYMGGPVDRSLCEVEEILELFHINKAIAQECFARFHRAVEPKTFLDVPERSDKEPAVILQELLVKHRINPEDINKRECLSALRHVIRELVQATGISLRQAAEIVGINREKLRKLVMSKEPSP from the coding sequence ATGCTGCGTGGAAATGAACAAAAGGCAATTTTTGGTGCAAATGAGGATAAGGATAAGTTTGTCAAAATCCTTTGGCAAAAAAAGCAAGACTCTAAAGAAAAGCTGTATGCATTTTGTATTATGGATAACCATGCCCATTTAGTGTTGCGAGAAGATCTGGAAAGTGGTGATCCCGTTCACACGCTCATGAAACGCATTGGCGTAGCTTATGCCAACTATTATAATCAAAAATTAAAAAGGGTCGGTCATGTTTTTCAGGACCGCTTTCGCAGTGAGCCGGTAGAAGATGAAGCCTATCTGCTTTCCTTGCTCAGGTATGTCCATCATAATCCGCAGAAAGCTGGCGACAAACGTGGTTTAAGTTATCCCTGGAGCAGTTATGGCCTGTATATGGGTGGTCCGGTTGACCGCAGCCTGTGTGAGGTGGAAGAAATTCTTGAGCTGTTCCATATTAATAAAGCGATTGCCCAAGAATGCTTTGCCCGGTTTCATCGGGCCGTGGAACCCAAAACCTTCTTGGATGTACCGGAAAGGTCTGATAAAGAACCTGCTGTTATATTACAGGAATTATTGGTTAAACATAGAATAAACCCTGAGGATATAAATAAAAGGGAGTGTTTGTCTGCTCTGAGGCATGTCATCCGGGAACTTGTACAGGCAACAGGCATTTCGCTGCGGCAAGCAGCTGAAATAGTGGGAATTAACAGGGAAAAACTGAGGAAGCTGGTTATGTCAAAAGAACCGTCCCCATGA
- the caiT gene encoding L-carnitine/gamma-butyrobetaine antiporter, with translation MSTEEKKIDQMLFWPPLLLVAVICGAIITNPEAGTNAVNTVFTFLTGQMGWAYEIFVLANLGVVLYFIFGKFANKRFGGEKPEFSTLSWLGMLFSAGTSAAILYWSPIEFYFYLTAPPFGLEPLSPEATALATAYPLFHWGPSSYALYVGVGVVFGYLFFVQGKEVFRPSTACEAMLGSHASGYVGKAIDIFYMVGIIAGISTSIGLGTPLLSEVITKITGIPHTLGLDAAILIIWTVIIGISVYGGLDKGIRQLSDFRNWLGFALLAYVLIVGPTAFMFNNFFDSLGVMFNNYFRMSLYTDPVQKSGFPQGWTIFYFAWFIAFALSTGIYLARISRGRTVREFTLGATFSGITCVYTYFMVFGNYTMDLQARGVLNLAEIIKTEGVPRAIVEIFATLPLASVILPIILVLLFISTATVINSIAYTLAMVTTEKLKAGEEPAKWNRVFWALVLGGLSLTLIFLGGMKPLQAASVAGSFPTMFIMAIILIGFIKKAGREWEVAKPEGLPAAGDSKETGRPVKPENENIKA, from the coding sequence ATGAGTACAGAAGAAAAAAAGATTGATCAAATGTTGTTTTGGCCGCCATTATTATTAGTTGCCGTGATCTGCGGGGCAATTATTACGAATCCTGAGGCCGGAACCAATGCCGTAAACACCGTATTCACCTTTTTAACCGGCCAAATGGGCTGGGCTTATGAAATCTTTGTTCTGGCCAATCTGGGGGTAGTGCTCTACTTTATATTTGGTAAATTTGCCAATAAGAGATTTGGCGGCGAAAAACCGGAGTTTAGCACCCTGAGCTGGCTGGGGATGCTTTTCTCGGCCGGTACCTCGGCTGCTATTCTGTATTGGAGTCCGATTGAATTTTACTTTTATCTCACGGCGCCTCCTTTTGGCTTAGAACCGCTGTCCCCGGAGGCTACAGCCCTGGCGACGGCATACCCCCTGTTTCACTGGGGACCCAGCAGCTATGCCCTCTATGTCGGGGTGGGCGTTGTATTCGGCTACCTGTTTTTCGTGCAGGGCAAAGAGGTGTTCCGCCCCAGTACGGCCTGTGAAGCGATGCTCGGCAGCCATGCCAGCGGTTATGTGGGTAAAGCTATTGACATCTTTTATATGGTAGGGATTATTGCCGGGATCAGTACTTCGATTGGCCTGGGAACACCGCTGTTGAGCGAGGTTATTACCAAGATTACCGGTATCCCGCATACGCTGGGCCTGGATGCCGCCATCCTGATTATTTGGACAGTTATTATCGGCATCAGCGTGTACGGGGGACTGGATAAAGGCATCAGGCAATTAAGTGATTTCAGAAACTGGCTGGGCTTTGCCCTGCTGGCTTATGTTCTGATTGTAGGGCCAACGGCGTTTATGTTTAACAATTTTTTTGACAGCCTGGGTGTTATGTTCAATAACTACTTTAGAATGAGCCTGTATACCGATCCTGTGCAGAAATCAGGTTTCCCTCAGGGGTGGACAATATTTTACTTTGCCTGGTTTATCGCCTTTGCTTTGAGCACCGGCATCTATCTGGCACGGATCTCACGGGGCCGAACGGTGCGGGAGTTTACCTTAGGGGCCACCTTCTCCGGTATTACCTGTGTCTACACCTATTTTATGGTTTTTGGCAACTATACCATGGATCTGCAGGCCCGGGGCGTGTTAAACCTTGCTGAAATTATAAAAACCGAGGGAGTGCCACGGGCGATTGTGGAGATATTTGCGACTTTGCCCTTGGCCTCGGTCATCCTGCCGATTATTTTGGTGCTGCTGTTTATTTCCACGGCAACGGTTATTAATAGTATAGCATATACACTTGCTATGGTAACTACTGAAAAATTAAAAGCCGGTGAAGAACCTGCCAAATGGAACCGGGTATTCTGGGCGCTGGTTTTAGGAGGCCTGTCACTCACGCTCATATTCCTGGGCGGCATGAAACCATTGCAGGCTGCCTCGGTTGCCGGATCATTCCCGACCATGTTTATCATGGCGATTATCCTGATCGGCTTCATTAAAAAAGCGGGCCGTGAATGGGAGGTCGCCAAGCCTGAAGGCCTGCCGGCTGCAGGGGACAGTAAGGAGACTGGCCGGCCGGTTAAGCCGGAAAATGAAAATATCAAAGCGTAA
- a CDS encoding nitroreductase family protein, giving the protein MKFDFIYQRHSVRQFTGEQIPEETIKELIKAAVQAPSGKNQQNWHFVVVTDKSKIAEIARLVEAKNAELSTYLKDEAKIKAFRGTVGYHTVFKGAPVLILVYAGPYETIADMLLADGMMPASETEQYARANPGIQNIAAAMENLLLAAASSGYGTCWMTGPTYAAEEITRYVGFAKDGYHLAAMTPLGVPANDKITATPRKPVEDVMTILR; this is encoded by the coding sequence ATGAAGTTTGACTTTATTTATCAACGCCACAGTGTCCGGCAGTTTACCGGTGAACAAATACCTGAGGAGACGATTAAAGAGCTGATTAAAGCCGCTGTCCAGGCTCCTTCCGGCAAAAATCAGCAAAACTGGCATTTTGTTGTTGTAACCGATAAAAGTAAAATTGCCGAGATTGCCCGGCTGGTTGAAGCCAAAAATGCCGAGCTGAGCACCTATTTAAAAGATGAGGCCAAAATTAAGGCTTTTCGGGGCACTGTCGGCTATCATACCGTTTTCAAGGGAGCACCGGTGTTGATTCTGGTTTATGCCGGTCCTTATGAAACCATTGCTGATATGCTGCTGGCTGACGGTATGATGCCTGCAAGTGAGACTGAACAATACGCCCGGGCCAATCCGGGTATCCAGAACATTGCCGCCGCCATGGAGAACCTGCTGCTGGCTGCTGCCAGCAGTGGTTATGGTACTTGCTGGATGACCGGGCCAACCTATGCGGCTGAGGAAATAACCAGGTATGTCGGCTTTGCCAAAGACGGGTACCATCTGGCCGCAATGACCCCGCTGGGGGTGCCGGCCAATGACAAGATCACAGCAACGCCGCGCAAGCCGGTAGAAGATGTGATGACTATTTTACGGTAG
- a CDS encoding gamma carbonic anhydrase family protein has product MIKEFEGITPTLDEKIFIADGAKVIGAVTMQAFSSLWFNVVVRGDVNRIEIGKYSNVQDSSVVHVADEHPALIGDYVTVGHNAIIHGCTIEEHCLIGMGAVVLNGAVVGKGSIIAAGAVVRENQVIPPHSLVVGVPAKIIKSVPGEWDSIHAQAIKYKTLWSERYKVMPAAGGERYQGEKIV; this is encoded by the coding sequence ATGATTAAAGAATTTGAAGGAATCACACCAACTCTTGATGAAAAAATTTTTATTGCCGATGGTGCCAAGGTGATTGGAGCAGTGACAATGCAGGCATTCAGCAGCCTGTGGTTTAATGTTGTCGTCAGAGGTGATGTAAACCGGATTGAAATCGGCAAATATTCCAATGTACAGGACAGTAGTGTTGTGCATGTTGCTGATGAGCATCCGGCCCTGATTGGCGATTATGTTACGGTTGGTCACAATGCCATTATTCATGGCTGCACAATTGAAGAGCATTGTTTAATCGGCATGGGGGCAGTCGTGCTTAATGGTGCCGTCGTCGGCAAGGGCAGCATTATCGCAGCCGGCGCCGTGGTTAGAGAGAACCAGGTAATTCCCCCGCACTCTCTGGTAGTCGGGGTACCGGCAAAAATTATTAAATCAGTGCCGGGAGAGTGGGACAGTATTCATGCACAGGCAATAAAATACAAAACGTTGTGGTCTGAGCGCTACAAGGTGATGCCGGCGGCCGGCGGTGAGCGCTATCAGGGGGAAAAAATAGTATAG